Proteins from a single region of Acidimicrobiales bacterium:
- a CDS encoding alkaline phosphatase family protein produces MSDTLGTGRGGPPVGAGAVPAPVLPDYDGACLSSVVPTLLSGLVDPPAWVPGPVHGARQVVLLVVDGLGWAQLRALAASAPTLAAAAGGPITSVAPTTTATALTSLTTGVPPSVHGVVGYRVRVDADGAGPGDVMNVLRWRTPHDDMRRRIPPPSFQPVAPFGGRSVPAVTRPEFAATGFTAAHLSGARLVGWSVPSALVVGVRRLLEAGETFVYAYYDGLDKIAHEHGLGDFYRQELVAVDRLVADLLDVLPPGAALAVTSDHGQVEVGNATRLPAPELFDMVELLSGEGRFRWLHVRPGSLHEAVAAAREAHGHEAWVRTRDDMVADGWFGGPLTPEVARRLGDVALVAHAPVAFLDPADTGETRLLGRHGSLTHAEMHVPFVAWAPR; encoded by the coding sequence ATGAGCGACACCCTCGGCACCGGGCGCGGGGGCCCGCCGGTGGGTGCCGGAGCGGTCCCCGCTCCGGTGCTGCCCGATTACGACGGCGCCTGTCTGTCCTCGGTGGTGCCGACGCTGCTGTCGGGCCTCGTCGACCCGCCGGCGTGGGTGCCCGGCCCCGTCCACGGGGCGCGCCAGGTGGTCCTGCTCGTCGTCGACGGGCTGGGCTGGGCCCAGCTCCGGGCCTTGGCGGCGTCGGCGCCCACGCTGGCCGCCGCGGCCGGCGGCCCGATCACGTCGGTCGCCCCGACGACGACGGCCACCGCCCTCACGTCGCTCACCACCGGCGTGCCGCCCTCGGTCCACGGCGTCGTGGGCTACCGGGTGCGCGTCGACGCCGACGGCGCCGGCCCCGGGGACGTCATGAACGTCCTGCGGTGGCGCACGCCCCACGACGACATGCGCCGCCGGATCCCGCCGCCGTCGTTCCAGCCCGTCGCACCGTTCGGCGGCCGGTCGGTGCCCGCCGTCACCCGGCCGGAGTTCGCCGCCACGGGGTTCACGGCCGCCCACCTCTCCGGGGCGCGCCTGGTCGGGTGGTCGGTGCCCTCGGCGCTCGTGGTCGGCGTGCGCCGCCTGCTCGAGGCGGGCGAGACCTTCGTGTACGCGTACTACGACGGGCTCGACAAGATCGCCCACGAGCACGGCCTGGGTGACTTCTACCGCCAGGAGCTGGTGGCGGTGGACCGGCTGGTGGCCGACCTGCTCGACGTGCTCCCGCCCGGCGCGGCCCTGGCCGTGACGTCCGACCACGGTCAGGTCGAGGTGGGCAACGCCACGCGCCTGCCCGCACCCGAGCTGTTCGACATGGTCGAGCTGCTGTCGGGGGAGGGGCGCTTCCGCTGGCTGCATGTGCGCCCCGGGTCGCTCCACGAGGCGGTCGCCGCCGCCCGGGAGGCCCACGGCCACGAGGCGTGGGTGCGCACGCGCGACGACATGGTGGCGGACGGCTGGTTCGGGGGCCCCCTCACGCCCGAGGTGGCGCGGCGGCTGGGCGACGTGGCCCTCGTCGCCCACGCGCCGGTGGCCTTCCTCGACCCCGCCGACACCGGCGAGACGAGGTTGCTGGGCCGGCACGGCTCGCTCACCCACGCCGAGATGCACGTCCCGTTCGTGGCATGGGCGCCCCGCTGA
- a CDS encoding RluA family pseudouridine synthase encodes MTGTSADGPPRPRAPTPLDLIVPAALGGSRVDRVVAMLSGLPRRVVAGLIEDGAVRLDGRRVTARSRVVRDGQRLEVDLPPAADQSPSPDPSVAFTVVHQDAQVVVVDKPAGLVVHHGAGHAGGTLVDGLLARFPDLADLAAAGGGDEGRPGIVHRLDKGTSGLLVVARTPAAYRSLAKQFREHTAGREYLALVAGSVEADAGTVDAPIGRSARRRTRMAVTAQGRQARTGYRVLERFGGPVACTFLSASLDTGRTHQVRVHLAAIGHPVIGDDRYGEAAARPAALVTLMPAGRVFLHAARLSFDHPDGGRTEWEAPLPADLARVLERLIP; translated from the coding sequence GTGACGGGCACATCGGCGGACGGCCCGCCGCGCCCGCGCGCCCCGACGCCGCTGGACCTGATCGTCCCCGCCGCGCTGGGGGGCTCGCGTGTGGACCGGGTGGTCGCCATGCTCAGCGGGCTGCCGCGGCGCGTCGTGGCGGGCCTGATCGAGGACGGGGCGGTGCGTCTCGACGGGCGGCGCGTGACGGCGCGCAGCCGGGTGGTGCGCGACGGCCAGCGCCTCGAGGTCGACCTCCCGCCCGCCGCCGACCAGTCGCCGTCGCCGGACCCCTCCGTGGCCTTCACGGTGGTGCACCAGGACGCGCAGGTCGTCGTCGTGGACAAGCCCGCCGGGCTCGTCGTGCACCACGGCGCCGGGCACGCCGGCGGCACGCTGGTCGACGGCCTGCTGGCGCGCTTCCCCGACCTCGCCGACCTGGCGGCCGCAGGCGGAGGCGACGAGGGCCGCCCCGGGATCGTGCACCGCCTCGACAAGGGCACGTCGGGGCTCCTCGTCGTCGCCCGCACGCCGGCCGCCTACCGGTCCCTGGCCAAGCAGTTCCGGGAGCACACCGCGGGGCGCGAGTACCTGGCCCTCGTCGCCGGGTCGGTCGAAGCCGACGCCGGGACCGTCGACGCCCCCATCGGGCGCTCGGCCCGGCGCCGGACGCGCATGGCGGTGACGGCCCAGGGCCGCCAGGCGCGCACGGGGTATCGGGTGCTGGAGCGCTTCGGTGGGCCGGTGGCGTGCACGTTCCTGTCGGCCAGCCTCGACACGGGGCGGACCCACCAGGTGCGAGTCCACCTGGCGGCCATCGGCCATCCCGTCATCGGCGACGACCGCTACGGCGAGGCGGCCGCCCGCCCGGCCGCGCTCGTCACCCTCATGCCTGCCGGGCGCGTCTTCCTGCACGCGGCGCGACTGTCGTTCGACCACCCCGACGGGGGGCGCACGGAGTGGGAGGCGCCGCTTCCCGCGGACCTCGCTCGGGTGCTCGAGCGCCTGATCCCCTGA
- the ileS gene encoding isoleucine--tRNA ligase, which yields MPDTPGGQAPYPHVDQQPDYPRLEESILASWAEDGTFAASVEARPGGDNEFVFYDGPPFANGLPHYGHLLTGYVKDAVPRYQTMRGRRVERRFGWDCHGLPAEMEAEKELEVSGRAGIVEYGIDRFNQYCRALVQRTTDSWERYVTRQARWVDFADDYKTMDLPYMESVLWAFKRLWEKGLLYEGNRVLPYCWECETPLSNFETRQDDAYRPRQDPAVTVVFTLEPDDTVEPPTVVSGPLRVLAWTTTPWTLPSNLALAVGPDVEYAVYELLGAPTAVAAARAEAYPELFGEAEPLATVTGAELLGRTYRPLFPFFAGQPGAFRVLGGDFVATDEGTGVVHMAPGFGEEDFDTCTAAGIAVVCPVDDRGRFTAEVPPYAGQLVFDANAPITADLEAAGVLVEASPYTHSYPHCWRTDTPLIYKAVSSWFVRVTAIKDRMIELNREIDWVPAHIRDGAFGKWLEGARDWSISRNRFWGSPIPVWKSDDPAHPRIDVYGSVAELEADFGVRLDDLHRPGIDALVRPNPDDPTGRATMRRVTDVLDCWFESGSMPFAQVHYPFERAEWFETHFPADFIVEYVSQTRGWFYTLHVLATALFDRPPFRHCVAHGVVLGDDGRKMSKRLGNYPEPDMVFDVWGADAMRWFLVSSPVLRGQDLVVHAKGIEEVVRHVLNPIWNAWYFLALYAGVDAMRGRPRTDATGVLDRYILAKAASLVDDVTAAMDSYDLFGACAAVTGFLDALNNWYIRRSRDRFWRARDGSPEVESDKADAYDTLSTVLSALCRVSAPLLPMLTEAVYRGLTGERSVHLADWPAPGELPADPDLVEAMDIVRDVCSAGHAVRKASGRRARLPLRTLTVATAEPERLRPFVALIEDEVNVKEVVLTDEVGGVAHQVLTLVHAVLGPRLGPDTQRVTVAVRTGDWEHGPDGMVAGGVALEPGEYELVLRPRNEAEGRTLPGEVGVVTLDTTVDDELEAEGLARDAVRLVQAARRDAGLHVSDCIELEIDAPADMAAAVEAHRAYVAAQTLATGVTVAVAGEVAIRLTKAPCPGG from the coding sequence ATGCCCGACACGCCTGGCGGCCAGGCGCCGTACCCGCACGTGGACCAGCAGCCCGACTACCCGCGGCTCGAGGAGTCGATCCTGGCGTCGTGGGCCGAGGACGGCACCTTCGCGGCGTCGGTCGAGGCGCGCCCGGGGGGCGACAACGAGTTCGTGTTCTACGACGGGCCGCCCTTCGCCAACGGGCTCCCCCACTACGGGCACCTGCTCACGGGCTACGTCAAGGACGCCGTGCCCCGCTACCAGACCATGCGGGGCCGCCGGGTGGAACGACGGTTCGGGTGGGACTGCCACGGCCTGCCGGCCGAGATGGAGGCCGAGAAGGAGCTGGAGGTGTCGGGCCGGGCCGGCATCGTCGAGTACGGCATCGATCGCTTCAACCAGTACTGCCGCGCCCTCGTGCAGCGCACCACCGACTCCTGGGAGCGGTACGTGACCCGCCAGGCCCGGTGGGTCGACTTCGCCGACGACTACAAAACCATGGACCTCCCCTATATGGAGAGCGTCCTGTGGGCGTTCAAGCGCCTGTGGGAGAAGGGGTTGCTGTACGAGGGCAACCGGGTGCTGCCGTACTGCTGGGAGTGCGAGACCCCCCTGTCCAACTTCGAGACGCGCCAGGACGACGCCTACCGCCCGCGCCAGGACCCGGCCGTGACGGTGGTGTTCACCCTCGAGCCCGACGACACCGTCGAGCCGCCGACGGTCGTGTCGGGCCCGCTGCGCGTCCTCGCCTGGACGACGACGCCGTGGACGCTGCCGTCGAACCTCGCGCTCGCCGTGGGGCCCGACGTCGAGTACGCCGTGTACGAGCTCCTCGGGGCCCCGACGGCGGTGGCGGCGGCGCGCGCCGAGGCCTACCCGGAGCTGTTCGGGGAGGCCGAGCCGCTCGCCACGGTGACCGGGGCCGAGCTCCTCGGCCGCACCTACCGGCCCCTCTTCCCGTTCTTCGCCGGCCAGCCCGGCGCCTTTCGCGTCCTCGGCGGCGACTTCGTCGCCACCGACGAGGGCACCGGCGTGGTCCACATGGCACCGGGCTTCGGAGAGGAGGACTTCGACACCTGCACCGCCGCGGGCATCGCCGTGGTGTGCCCCGTCGACGACCGCGGCCGGTTCACCGCCGAGGTTCCCCCGTACGCCGGGCAGCTCGTGTTCGACGCCAACGCGCCCATCACCGCCGATCTCGAGGCTGCCGGGGTCCTCGTCGAGGCGTCGCCCTACACCCACAGCTACCCGCACTGCTGGCGCACCGACACCCCACTCATCTACAAGGCGGTCAGCTCCTGGTTCGTCCGGGTCACGGCCATCAAGGACCGCATGATCGAGTTGAACCGCGAGATCGACTGGGTCCCGGCGCACATCCGCGACGGCGCGTTCGGCAAGTGGCTCGAGGGCGCGCGCGACTGGTCCATCAGCCGCAACCGGTTCTGGGGGTCGCCGATCCCTGTCTGGAAGAGCGACGACCCCGCCCACCCTCGGATCGACGTCTACGGCAGCGTCGCCGAGCTCGAGGCCGACTTCGGGGTCCGGCTCGATGACCTGCACCGACCGGGCATCGACGCGCTGGTCCGCCCCAACCCCGACGACCCCACGGGGCGCGCCACGATGCGGCGCGTCACCGACGTCCTCGACTGCTGGTTCGAGTCCGGGTCGATGCCCTTCGCCCAGGTCCACTACCCCTTCGAGCGGGCCGAGTGGTTCGAGACCCATTTCCCCGCCGACTTCATCGTCGAGTACGTCAGCCAGACCCGCGGGTGGTTCTACACGCTGCACGTGCTCGCCACCGCCCTGTTCGACCGGCCCCCGTTCCGTCACTGCGTGGCGCACGGCGTGGTGCTCGGCGACGACGGCCGCAAGATGTCCAAGCGACTCGGCAACTACCCCGAGCCCGACATGGTCTTCGACGTGTGGGGAGCCGACGCCATGCGGTGGTTCCTGGTGTCGTCGCCCGTGCTGCGGGGCCAGGACCTCGTCGTCCACGCCAAGGGGATCGAGGAAGTGGTGCGCCACGTCCTCAACCCGATCTGGAACGCCTGGTACTTCCTGGCGCTCTACGCCGGGGTCGACGCCATGCGCGGCCGACCGCGCACCGACGCCACCGGAGTCCTCGACCGCTACATCCTGGCGAAGGCGGCCTCGCTCGTCGACGACGTCACGGCGGCCATGGACTCCTACGACCTGTTCGGGGCGTGCGCGGCTGTCACCGGGTTCCTCGACGCGCTCAACAACTGGTACATCCGGCGCAGCCGCGACCGCTTCTGGCGCGCCCGCGACGGCTCGCCGGAGGTGGAGTCCGACAAGGCGGACGCCTACGACACGCTGTCGACCGTCCTGTCGGCGCTGTGCCGGGTGTCCGCGCCGCTCCTGCCCATGCTCACCGAGGCCGTCTACCGCGGGCTCACCGGGGAGCGCAGCGTCCACCTGGCCGACTGGCCCGCGCCCGGCGAGCTGCCCGCCGACCCCGACCTGGTCGAGGCCATGGACATCGTCCGCGACGTGTGCTCGGCGGGCCACGCCGTGCGCAAGGCCAGTGGCCGCCGCGCCCGCCTGCCGCTGCGCACGCTCACCGTCGCCACGGCCGAGCCCGAGCGGCTCCGGCCCTTCGTGGCGCTCATCGAGGACGAGGTGAACGTGAAGGAGGTCGTCCTCACCGACGAGGTCGGGGGCGTGGCCCACCAGGTGCTCACCCTCGTCCACGCCGTCCTCGGGCCGCGCCTCGGCCCCGACACCCAGCGCGTCACGGTGGCGGTGCGCACGGGGGACTGGGAGCACGGCCCCGACGGCATGGTGGCGGGGGGCGTGGCGCTCGAGCCGGGTGAGTACGAGCTCGTGCTGCGCCCGCGCAACGAGGCCGAGGGCCGGACGCTGCCTGGCGAGGTGGGGGTCGTCACCCTCGACACCACCGTCGACGACGAGCTCGAGGCCGAGGGGCTCGCCCGGGACGCGGTGCGCCTGGTCCAGGCGGCGCGCCGCGATGCCGGCCTGCACGTGTCGGACTGCATCGAGCTCGAGATCGACGCGCCCGCCGACATGGCTGCCGCCGTCGAGGCCCACCGCGCCTACGTGGCCGCCCAGACGCTGGCCACGGGGGTCACGGTCGCCGTGGCGGGCGAGGTGGCGATCCGCCTGACGAAGGCCCCCTGCCCGGGCGGGTGA
- a CDS encoding TraR/DksA C4-type zinc finger protein has product MATGKKSAPTKKKAAVAKKAVPAKKAVPAKKAPTKKSVPPKKAAPARKAAPAKKAVPAKKSVPPKKAVPAKKAAPAKKSVPPKKAAPAKKTTPVKKAAPATKAAHTAASGPAATRPAPPAKPPKPTRGAYESEPKFLEEQRQLLLEERQVYQRQAEDLRAEAESLALEREPGDVQFDEESGEGGTVAVDRERDLTLSAQAMATIEEIDFALLAIEAKTYGACEICGQPIPKARLRALPYARLDVSCKSGGLHRR; this is encoded by the coding sequence ATGGCCACGGGCAAGAAGTCCGCTCCGACCAAGAAGAAGGCTGCCGTGGCCAAGAAGGCCGTACCGGCCAAGAAGGCCGTACCGGCCAAGAAGGCGCCGACGAAGAAGTCGGTACCCCCCAAGAAGGCCGCCCCGGCCAGGAAGGCCGCCCCGGCGAAGAAGGCCGTCCCGGCCAAGAAGTCGGTACCCCCCAAGAAGGCCGTCCCGGCCAAGAAGGCCGCCCCGGCCAAGAAGTCGGTGCCCCCCAAGAAGGCGGCCCCGGCCAAGAAGACCACCCCGGTGAAGAAGGCTGCCCCGGCCACGAAGGCGGCGCACACGGCGGCTTCGGGCCCAGCGGCGACGAGGCCGGCACCCCCGGCGAAGCCGCCCAAGCCCACGCGGGGGGCCTACGAGTCGGAGCCCAAGTTCCTCGAGGAGCAGCGTCAGCTCCTCCTCGAGGAACGCCAGGTCTACCAGCGCCAGGCCGAGGACCTGCGGGCGGAGGCCGAGTCGCTGGCCCTCGAGCGCGAGCCCGGCGACGTGCAGTTCGACGAGGAGTCCGGCGAGGGTGGCACGGTGGCGGTCGACCGGGAGCGGGACCTGACCCTCTCCGCGCAGGCCATGGCCACCATCGAGGAGATCGACTTCGCGCTGCTGGCCATCGAGGCCAAGACCTACGGAGCCTGCGAGATCTGCGGGCAGCCCATCCCCAAGGCCAGGCTGCGGGCACTGCCGTACGCGCGGCTGGACGTGTCGTGCAAGAGCGGGGGGTTGCACCGGCGCTGA
- the lspA gene encoding signal peptidase II, translating into MRQGPGAVRRLLVTGAVALVVVAVDQATKSWAVHRLAHGPIHVVWKLDFELTYNSGAAFSFARGWAPVLGAVALVVVLLLLTTVRHVQSTPLALALGLVVGGALGNLTDRVVRSNRGSVIDFVALHFWPTFNVADACVVVGGILAALLLWRAEPRP; encoded by the coding sequence GTGCGTCAGGGGCCTGGCGCCGTCCGGCGCCTGCTCGTGACCGGTGCCGTCGCCCTCGTGGTCGTCGCCGTGGACCAGGCGACGAAGTCGTGGGCCGTCCACCGGCTGGCCCACGGGCCGATCCACGTGGTGTGGAAGCTCGACTTCGAGCTCACCTACAACTCCGGCGCTGCCTTCAGCTTCGCCCGGGGGTGGGCGCCGGTGCTCGGCGCCGTCGCCCTCGTCGTGGTGCTCCTGCTGCTGACCACGGTGCGGCACGTGCAGTCGACGCCGCTGGCGCTGGCCCTCGGCCTGGTGGTGGGAGGGGCGCTCGGGAACCTCACCGACCGGGTGGTGCGCTCCAACCGGGGATCGGTGATCGACTTCGTGGCGTTGCACTTCTGGCCGACGTTCAACGTGGCCGACGCGTGCGTCGTGGTGGGCGGCATCCTGGCCGCGCTGCTGTTGTGGCGGGCCGAGCCGCGCCCGTGA
- a CDS encoding sigma-70 family RNA polymerase sigma factor translates to MANTGTPDSIRLFLDDLDRYPLPDHEEQVGLAKRVAAGDDEARRQMIAANLRLVVHWARRYQDRGVDFGDLVQEGTFGLMRAVDKFDWQRGFRFSTYATWWIRQALQRAVQQHGNTIRVPMEVAEQAQRAERATWELATDLQRDPTVDEVAEASGVDGRTLDTLQGVARVVASLDQPAGADSGTALGDLVGAEEHTFEDDVERQMVLDRVRSAVDGLGELERDVVRIRYGLDGGSPTSLQATASRLGIGVRRARQAEARALQQLAELAEVEAAHQAA, encoded by the coding sequence ATGGCGAACACAGGCACCCCCGACAGCATCCGGCTGTTCCTGGACGACCTCGACCGGTACCCCCTGCCGGACCACGAGGAGCAGGTCGGCCTGGCCAAGCGCGTCGCCGCCGGCGACGACGAGGCCCGGCGGCAGATGATCGCCGCCAACCTGCGGCTGGTCGTCCACTGGGCGCGGCGCTACCAGGACCGCGGCGTCGACTTCGGCGACCTCGTGCAGGAGGGGACCTTCGGCCTGATGCGCGCCGTCGACAAGTTCGACTGGCAGCGCGGCTTCCGGTTCTCGACCTACGCCACCTGGTGGATCCGCCAGGCCCTGCAGCGCGCCGTGCAGCAGCACGGCAACACGATCCGGGTCCCCATGGAGGTGGCCGAGCAGGCGCAGCGCGCCGAGCGCGCCACGTGGGAGCTCGCCACCGATCTCCAGCGCGACCCCACGGTGGACGAGGTGGCCGAGGCCAGCGGCGTGGACGGCCGCACGCTCGATACCCTGCAGGGGGTGGCGCGCGTGGTCGCCAGCCTCGACCAGCCCGCCGGTGCCGACAGCGGCACGGCCCTCGGTGACCTCGTCGGCGCCGAGGAGCACACCTTCGAGGACGACGTCGAGCGGCAGATGGTGCTCGACCGGGTGCGCAGCGCCGTCGACGGGCTCGGGGAGCTCGAGCGCGACGTCGTGCGGATCCGCTACGGGCTCGACGGCGGCTCGCCGACGTCGCTCCAGGCCACCGCCTCCCGGCTCGGCATCGGCGTGCGCCGGGCCCGCCAGGCCGAGGCGCGGGCCCTGCAGCAGCTGGCCGAGCTGGCCGAGGTCGAGGCGGCCCACCAGGCCGCCTGA
- a CDS encoding Rrf2 family transcriptional regulator, translating into MKVSTRGDYASRALLSLALHGDGQGPGPTSVRDIAERTGLPQPYLEQILLALKGAGLVRSKRGVGGGYILARSPGEITLGQIVSAVDGPIVAGDFGRPHENGACEHEGQCVLLTVWSDVSEHMREHLDSFTLADMVMRARGAPVPARSLH; encoded by the coding sequence GTGAAGGTCTCGACCCGTGGCGACTACGCGAGCCGGGCGCTGCTCTCGCTGGCCCTGCACGGCGACGGGCAGGGCCCCGGGCCGACGTCGGTGCGCGACATCGCCGAGCGCACGGGGCTGCCCCAGCCCTATCTGGAGCAGATCCTGCTGGCGCTCAAGGGCGCGGGCCTGGTCCGCTCCAAGCGCGGCGTCGGCGGGGGCTACATCCTCGCCCGGTCCCCCGGCGAGATCACGCTCGGGCAGATCGTGAGCGCCGTGGACGGACCCATCGTCGCCGGGGACTTCGGGCGCCCCCACGAGAACGGTGCCTGCGAGCACGAGGGCCAGTGCGTCCTGCTGACGGTGTGGTCCGACGTGAGCGAGCACATGCGCGAGCACCTCGACTCGTTCACACTGGCGGACATGGTGATGCGGGCCCGCGGCGCGCCCGTGCCCGCCCGATCCCTGCACTGA
- a CDS encoding histidine phosphatase family protein: MPSASPGPPARLVAVRHGATKWSRAGRHTGRTDLPLLEQGVREAEALRARLSGHDFARVYTSPMARARQTCELAGFAGSAVAWDDLREWDYGDYEGLTTDEIRTGRPAWSLWRDGAPGGETAEDVGRRADRVVAAVRELAGDVLVFAHAHLLRVLAARWVGLAPEAGALLALAPASVSVLGWEREVAVLDRWNDGAGDALA, from the coding sequence ATGCCCTCCGCATCCCCCGGTCCTCCTGCCCGGCTCGTGGCCGTGCGGCACGGGGCCACGAAGTGGAGCCGTGCCGGCCGCCACACCGGGCGCACCGACCTGCCGCTGCTGGAGCAGGGCGTCCGGGAGGCCGAGGCGCTCCGGGCGCGGTTGTCGGGCCACGACTTCGCCCGCGTCTACACGAGCCCCATGGCGCGGGCCCGCCAGACGTGCGAGCTCGCCGGGTTCGCCGGCTCCGCCGTGGCGTGGGACGACCTGCGCGAGTGGGACTACGGAGACTACGAGGGCCTCACCACCGACGAGATCCGCACCGGCCGGCCGGCGTGGTCGCTGTGGCGCGATGGCGCCCCCGGGGGCGAGACGGCCGAGGACGTGGGCCGGCGGGCCGACCGCGTGGTGGCCGCGGTGCGGGAGCTCGCCGGCGACGTGCTCGTCTTCGCCCATGCGCACCTGCTGCGGGTGCTGGCGGCCCGGTGGGTGGGGCTCGCTCCCGAGGCCGGGGCGCTGCTCGCCCTGGCGCCGGCCTCGGTGAGCGTCCTCGGCTGGGAGCGCGAGGTCGCCGTGCTCGACCGGTGGAACGACGGCGCCGGCGACGCCCTGGCCTGA
- a CDS encoding bacterial proteasome activator family protein, whose translation MNQDPEQPTGADPVETVLLQPGERPSGLVIPGATGPGAEGGAEAERDVTESVEQPAKVMRIGSMVKQLLDEVRASSLDEASRTRLREIYEQSVRELAGALSPDLAAELDRMALPFDEKSVPSEAELRIAQAQLVGWLEGLFHGIQATLLAQQMAARAQLEEMRQRGLPPGPGDTDGPSPRPGTYL comes from the coding sequence ATGAACCAGGACCCCGAGCAGCCGACCGGTGCCGATCCCGTCGAGACCGTGCTCCTCCAACCCGGCGAGCGGCCGTCGGGCCTCGTGATCCCGGGTGCCACGGGCCCCGGGGCCGAGGGGGGCGCCGAGGCGGAGAGGGACGTCACCGAGTCCGTGGAGCAGCCGGCCAAGGTCATGCGGATCGGGTCCATGGTCAAGCAGCTCCTCGACGAGGTGCGGGCCTCGAGCCTCGACGAGGCCAGCCGCACCCGGCTGCGCGAGATCTACGAGCAGTCCGTGCGCGAGCTGGCGGGGGCGCTCAGCCCCGACCTGGCCGCCGAGCTCGACCGCATGGCGCTGCCCTTCGACGAGAAGTCGGTGCCCTCCGAGGCGGAGCTGCGCATCGCCCAGGCCCAGCTGGTCGGGTGGCTCGAGGGGCTCTTCCACGGGATCCAGGCGACCCTGCTCGCCCAGCAGATGGCGGCCCGGGCGCAGCTCGAGGAGATGCGCCAGCGGGGCCTGCCCCCCGGCCCGGGGGACACCGACGGCCCGTCGCCGCGGCCGGGCACCTACCTGTGA